A region of Tribolium castaneum strain GA2 unplaced genomic scaffold, icTriCast1.1 ptg000022l, whole genome shotgun sequence DNA encodes the following proteins:
- the LOC135267416 gene encoding uncharacterized protein LOC135267416 yields the protein MGRHRYRGNVDSDDSDSSDDEPRPKRSAPGVSTTVNSPPVSAESARIARLEQLVENLNRRLLNRNFEHTSGQVGIKSDLIPEFAPGNPNFSTTKWLHKIDQLALVNGWDERTTIYGMISRLKGLAKEWYDNLDPSAYDRSWDEWKRLLQATFPDHHDYASTLRKLVNRVKEDGETWAQYYFGKLNLLQACDITGTNAVSCLIDGITDVTLRNGARAGRYVTPESLYAEYLSTLRSEGDKRDTLAKQAPRERRRFLPSRVETQKLYSSVRCYNCRNRGHVATKCPKPRIECKKCGRIGHVDAECRRGNVVKENMSKQALTTSVADASNNKNYYIDIKVNGKPTRAYIDSGAEPVLVKQSVARELGLMWQPSLHLIRGYGQGITKVHGEVEVELEVDLVKANVKALIVEDSAQRVPVIVGQTFLNAGANTIIANEEAVRVVDGNNESIQAFLGQLPTRKVALWAEEETVIPPQSIGCIRIKAKDDGWKGAYYVEGCQRPRPGFEHVVHRCVTCDGGLVTVRNLSHQDLVYRKAQIVARAEPCEQERTATTKHRWFPEDVEHGSVADC from the exons ATGGGGCGTCACAGGTACCGAGGAAATGTGGACTCGGACGACTCGGACTCAAGTGACGATGAGCCACGGCCGAAAAGGTCCGCGCCTGGGGTCTCCACTACAGTAAATTCACCCCCAGTTTCGGCCGAGTCCGCTAGAATCGCGAGACTTGAGCAACTTGTGGAAAACTTGAATCGACGTTTGCTAAACCGCAATTTTGAGCACACATCAGGACAAGTTGGCATTAAAAGTGACCTGATTCCTGAATTCGCTCCAGGAAACCCCAATTTTAGTACCACTAAGTGGTTGCATAAAATTGACCAGTTGGCTCTCGTGAACGGTTGGGACGAACGTACAACGATTTATGGCATGATAAGTCGACTCAAGGGGTTGGCCAAGGAGTGGTACGACAATCTCGATCCCTCAGCATACGACCGGAGCTGGGATGAATGGAAACGTTTGTTACAAGCCACCTTCCCCGATCACCACGATTATGCTTCCACACTTCGTAAGCTAGTGAATAGGGTGAAGGAAGACGGTGAAACCTGGGCACAATattattttgggaaattaaATCTGTTGCAGGCTTGTGACATAACAGGAACGAATGCAGTCTCCTGTCTTATTGATGGAATCACTGACGTGACTCTCAGAAATGGGGCTAGAGCAGGGCGTTACGTTACACCCGAAAGCTTGTACGCTGAGTATTTGTCGACTCTGAGATCCGAAGGTGACAAGCGGGATACGCTCGCAAAGCAGGCGCCTCGGGAAAGGAGGAGGTTCCTTCCAAGTCGAGTCGAAACACAAAAACTGTATTCGTCAGTTCGGTGTTACAATTGTCGTAATCGAGGACATGTTGCGACAAAGTGCCCGAAACCAAGAATTGAGTGCAAGAAATGTGGTCGCATTGGACATGTGGATGCTGAGTGCCGACGTGGTAACgtagtaaaagaaaacatgTCTAAGCAGGCACTAACGACAAGTGTAGCTGACgcaagtaataataagaattattaCATAGACATTAAGGTCAATGGTAAGCCGACGCGAGCTTACATTGACTCAGGAGCTGAACCGGTCCTTGTCAAGCAAAGTGTTGCTAGAGAATTGGGACTGATGTGGCAGCCAAGTTTACATTTGATTCGTGGTTATGGCCAGGGAATCACCAAAGTGCATGGGGAAGTCGAAGTAGAGCTAGAAGTGGATCTTGTCAAGGCAAACGTAAAAGCTTTGATCGTCGAAGACAGTGCACAACGTGTGCCTGTCATAGTGGGACAGACCTTCCTGAATGCGGGTGCTAATACGATTATAGCAAATGAGGAAGCTGTGAGAGTAGTTGACGGAAACAACGAATCGATCCAAGCATTTCTAGGCCAACTTCCGACACGAAAAGTTGCACTTTGGGCGGAAGAGGAAACAGTGATCCCTCCTCAATCCATTGGTTGCATACGAATCAAGGCAAAAGACGATGGGTGGAAAGGAGCTTATTACGTTGAAGGGTGTCAACGTCCGAGACCAGGGTTCGAACACGTTGTTCATCGGTGTGTCACATGTGATGGAGGCCTAGTGACCGTTCGCAATCTATCGCACCAAGATCTGGTCTATCGAAAGGCGCAAATCGTTGCGAGAGCTGAGCCTTGCGAGCAGGAAAGGACAGCTACGACG AAACACCGGTGGTTCCCCGAGGACGTGGAACACGGAAGCGTGGCCGACtgttaa